A stretch of Bacillus pseudomycoides DNA encodes these proteins:
- the cmpA gene encoding cortex morphogenetic protein CmpA, with protein sequence MPTWLRKQMQRAYFEKNRYQIKLLNECWFYYSKLHQNS encoded by the coding sequence ATGCCTACATGGCTCCGAAAACAAATGCAACGTGCATATTTCGAAAAAAACCGGTATCAAATTAAGCTACTAAACGAATGCTGGTTTTATTATAGCAAATTACATCAAAATTCCTGA
- the ndoA gene encoding type II toxin-antitoxin system endoribonuclease NdoA: MIVKRGDVYFADLSPVVGSEQGGVRPVLVIQNDIGNRFSPTVIVAAITAQIQKAKLPTHVEIDAKKYGFERDSVILLEQIRTIDKQRLTDKITHLDELMMSRVDEALQISLGLIDF; this comes from the coding sequence TTGATTGTAAAACGCGGCGACGTGTATTTTGCAGACCTTTCCCCAGTTGTTGGTTCTGAGCAAGGAGGCGTTCGTCCGGTTCTTGTCATTCAAAATGACATCGGAAATCGTTTTAGTCCGACTGTGATTGTAGCGGCTATTACTGCGCAGATTCAGAAAGCAAAATTGCCCACACATGTGGAAATTGATGCGAAAAAGTACGGCTTTGAGAGAGATTCTGTTATCTTGCTCGAACAGATTCGAACAATCGATAAGCAGCGCTTAACGGATAAAATTACTCATTTAGATGAGTTAATGATGAGTCGTGTAGATGAAGCACTGCAAATTAGTTTAGGACTAATAGATTTTTAA
- a CDS encoding Tex family protein → MEMVDNRQALMKMLVKELGFTEKQVRHVIQLTEEGNTVPFIARYRKEWTGSLDEVQIRAILERWQYMMQLEDRKEEVLRLIHEKGKLTEELRHYIISATKLQEVEDLYRPYKEKRRTKATIAKDKGLESLAEWLLLFTKEDPKDKAKEFVNAEKEVQSVQEALQGAQDIIAELVSDDAAYRSWIRNVAFRKGMIASSVKDEEKDEKNIYEMYYGYEEPLQKIVPHRVLAMNRGEKEEILKVSVVPPTEEIVRFLHKKEIRDASSKSAEYVQLAIDDGYKRLIQPSIEREIRKELTETAEEQAIHIFSENLRNLLLQPPMKGKVVLAVDPAYRTGCKLSVVDDTGKVLHIDVIYPHPPVRKYEDAKGKVLSIIDKYQVQMIAIGNGTASRETEEFIVDVLQSVPRDVFYIIVNEAGASVYSASDLAREEFPDLQVEERSAVSIGRRLQDPLAELVKIDPKSVGVGQYQHDVSQKRLNESLTFVVETAVNQVGVNVNTASVALLQYVSGLSKTVAKNIVSKREEDGKFTKRTELKKIPRLGAKTYEQCIGFLRILEGKNPLDRTSIHPEQYKNVELLLKSLGLSIDDVGQPHLQQCLEEVELSKLSQETNIGEPTLIDIIDSLIRPERDMRDELPKPLLKKGILKLEDLKRGMELEGTVRNVVDFGAFVDIGVKQDGLVHISKLSKQFVKHPLDVVSVGQIVKVWVDDVDMKKGRVALSMLPIE, encoded by the coding sequence ATGGAAATGGTAGATAATCGACAAGCGTTAATGAAAATGTTAGTGAAAGAATTAGGCTTTACAGAAAAGCAGGTTCGTCATGTTATTCAATTAACAGAAGAAGGTAATACAGTTCCATTTATTGCTCGTTACCGAAAAGAATGGACCGGATCTTTAGATGAAGTGCAAATTCGTGCAATCTTAGAAAGATGGCAATATATGATGCAACTTGAAGATCGGAAAGAAGAGGTTCTTCGTCTGATTCATGAAAAGGGAAAATTAACAGAAGAGTTGCGTCACTATATTATATCTGCAACAAAACTACAAGAAGTAGAAGACTTGTACCGTCCGTATAAAGAAAAAAGAAGAACGAAAGCGACGATTGCTAAAGATAAGGGGCTTGAATCGTTAGCTGAATGGTTACTTCTGTTTACGAAAGAAGACCCAAAAGATAAGGCAAAAGAGTTTGTTAATGCTGAGAAAGAAGTGCAATCTGTCCAAGAAGCATTGCAAGGTGCGCAAGATATTATTGCAGAACTTGTATCAGATGATGCAGCGTATCGTAGCTGGATTCGTAATGTTGCCTTTAGAAAAGGAATGATTGCGTCCTCTGTAAAAGATGAAGAAAAAGATGAAAAAAATATATATGAGATGTACTACGGTTATGAAGAGCCTTTGCAAAAGATTGTGCCGCATCGTGTATTAGCTATGAACCGTGGTGAAAAAGAAGAGATTTTAAAAGTTTCTGTTGTGCCGCCGACAGAAGAGATTGTTCGCTTTTTACATAAGAAAGAGATTCGCGATGCTTCTTCTAAAAGTGCAGAGTATGTACAATTAGCGATTGATGATGGATACAAGCGATTAATTCAGCCGTCAATCGAAAGGGAGATTCGTAAAGAATTAACTGAAACTGCAGAAGAGCAAGCAATTCACATTTTTTCTGAGAATTTACGTAATTTATTATTGCAGCCACCAATGAAAGGGAAAGTAGTCTTAGCGGTAGATCCTGCATATCGAACGGGATGTAAATTATCTGTGGTAGATGATACAGGGAAAGTTCTTCATATTGATGTTATCTACCCGCATCCACCTGTACGGAAATATGAAGATGCAAAAGGAAAAGTTCTTTCTATTATAGATAAATATCAAGTGCAGATGATTGCAATTGGAAATGGTACAGCTTCTAGGGAAACAGAAGAGTTTATAGTAGATGTTTTACAATCAGTGCCGCGAGATGTATTTTATATTATTGTTAATGAAGCGGGGGCTAGTGTATATTCAGCTTCTGATTTGGCTCGTGAAGAATTTCCAGATTTGCAAGTTGAGGAAAGAAGTGCTGTTTCGATTGGAAGACGTCTGCAAGATCCGCTTGCAGAACTTGTGAAAATTGATCCGAAATCAGTTGGGGTAGGACAGTATCAACATGATGTATCACAAAAGAGATTAAATGAATCATTAACATTTGTTGTGGAAACAGCTGTTAACCAAGTGGGAGTGAATGTGAATACAGCTTCTGTCGCGCTATTACAATACGTTTCGGGATTATCAAAAACTGTTGCGAAAAATATTGTAAGCAAACGTGAAGAAGATGGGAAATTTACAAAACGTACAGAGTTGAAGAAAATACCGCGGTTAGGTGCCAAGACGTATGAACAGTGTATTGGTTTCTTGCGTATACTAGAAGGTAAAAATCCACTTGATAGAACGAGCATCCATCCAGAGCAGTATAAAAATGTTGAATTGCTATTAAAAAGTTTAGGGTTATCGATTGATGATGTAGGACAACCACATTTACAACAATGTTTAGAGGAAGTAGAGCTTTCTAAATTATCTCAAGAGACGAATATTGGTGAACCAACATTAATTGATATTATAGATTCCCTAATTAGACCAGAACGAGATATGCGTGATGAATTACCAAAGCCACTTTTGAAAAAGGGAATTCTCAAATTAGAAGATTTAAAGCGCGGCATGGAGTTAGAAGGAACGGTTCGAAATGTCGTTGATTTTGGTGCGTTTGTCGATATTGGTGTGAAGCAAGATGGTTTAGTACATATTTCTAAACTGAGCAAACAGTTTGTGAAGCATCCGTTAGATGTGGTATCTGTCGGGCAAATTGTAAAGGTATGGGTAGATGATGTTGATATGAAAAAAGGACGCGTTGCCTTGTCGATGCTACCTATTGAATAA
- a CDS encoding SprT family protein, giving the protein MNEKEVQKLVEEISLQYFGRFFLHKAMFNKRLRTTGGRYLLQSHNIELNYHYYEVYGKEELIGIIKHELCHYHLHIMGKGYQHRDRDFRQLLKEVGAPRFCKRIPGVEKEPETNVYECIECAFQYVRRRSINTKRYVCGKCKGRLKEIKKHLDS; this is encoded by the coding sequence ATGAATGAAAAAGAAGTTCAAAAACTTGTAGAAGAAATATCGTTACAATATTTCGGGAGGTTTTTTTTGCATAAAGCAATGTTTAATAAACGCCTGCGTACAACTGGTGGGAGATATTTGTTGCAAAGTCATAATATAGAATTAAACTATCATTATTATGAAGTGTATGGAAAAGAAGAATTAATTGGCATCATTAAGCATGAGCTGTGTCATTATCACTTACATATTATGGGGAAAGGATATCAACATCGGGATCGAGATTTTCGTCAGTTATTGAAAGAGGTTGGAGCCCCTAGATTTTGCAAGAGAATACCGGGAGTGGAAAAAGAGCCTGAAACGAATGTGTATGAATGCATAGAATGCGCTTTTCAATATGTAAGAAGACGTTCAATCAATACAAAAAGATATGTTTGCGGAAAGTGTAAGGGTAGATTAAAAGAGATAAAAAAACACCTTGACAGTTAA